From one Streptomyces sp. SCSIO 30461 genomic stretch:
- a CDS encoding type II CAAX endopeptidase family protein has translation MQAEAGRVPGSLPEGSLSPRTLRSETLLVLALSLGASALSSLISFVGSLTKPGGLRDQAATLNSSHAPGRPWLDLAWQLFGIASALVPVLLVAHLLFREGAGGLRAIGFDRTRPWPDLWRGALVAAGIGSAGLAFYLIARAAGFNLTVVPEALPDVWWKLPVLILSAVQNSVVEEVIVVGYLLRRLGQLGWTPMAALAASSVLRGSYHLYQGIGGFIGNMVMGAVFVLLYRRWGRVGPLVVAHALLDIVAFVGYALLAGRVSWLPTPGR, from the coding sequence GTGCAGGCGGAGGCGGGACGGGTGCCCGGATCGCTCCCTGAGGGGAGTCTGTCGCCCAGGACCCTGAGGTCCGAAACGCTGCTGGTGCTCGCGCTCTCGCTCGGCGCCAGCGCTCTGTCCTCGCTGATCAGCTTTGTGGGTTCGCTGACCAAACCGGGTGGGCTGAGGGACCAAGCCGCCACGCTCAACAGCTCCCACGCCCCGGGGCGGCCCTGGCTCGATCTGGCCTGGCAGCTCTTCGGTATCGCCAGCGCGCTGGTGCCCGTCCTGCTGGTCGCCCATCTGCTCTTCCGGGAAGGCGCCGGGGGACTGCGGGCCATCGGTTTCGACCGGACGCGGCCCTGGCCCGACCTCTGGCGGGGCGCACTCGTCGCGGCAGGGATCGGCAGCGCCGGTCTTGCGTTCTATCTCATCGCCAGGGCCGCGGGGTTCAACCTGACCGTGGTGCCCGAGGCACTGCCCGACGTGTGGTGGAAGCTTCCCGTGCTGATCCTCTCCGCGGTGCAGAACTCCGTGGTGGAGGAAGTGATCGTGGTCGGCTATCTGCTGCGCAGGCTGGGGCAACTGGGATGGACACCCATGGCCGCGCTGGCGGCGAGTTCCGTGCTGCGCGGCTCCTACCACCTCTACCAGGGGATCGGCGGGTTCATCGGCAACATGGTCATGGGTGCCGTCTTCGTGCTGCTGTACCGGCGCTGGGGCCGAGTGGGACCGCTGGTGGTCGCGCACGCGCTGCTCGACATCGTGGCGTTCGTCGGATACGCCCTGCTGGCCGGTCGGGTGAGCTGGCTGCCGACTCCGGGGCGGTGA
- a CDS encoding SRPBCC family protein, with translation MAEVSAQARIDAPAGKIWAQLTDFPAYGRWNATHTNFPQGGPDTLETGATFAESMKLMGFPAEVMWTVAELEPERVLAITGKGPMGVTVGTRYALIPDGDATTVRIEGEFTGAAVSLMAGKLKDSATAALNESLRKLGSLVS, from the coding sequence ATGGCCGAGGTCAGCGCACAGGCACGCATCGATGCGCCAGCCGGGAAGATCTGGGCCCAGCTGACGGACTTCCCCGCTTACGGCCGCTGGAATGCCACCCACACGAACTTCCCCCAGGGCGGGCCGGACACCTTGGAGACCGGAGCCACCTTCGCCGAGAGCATGAAGCTGATGGGCTTTCCGGCCGAGGTGATGTGGACGGTGGCCGAGCTCGAACCCGAACGGGTCCTCGCCATCACCGGCAAGGGCCCGATGGGAGTGACCGTCGGCACACGGTACGCGCTCATCCCCGACGGGGACGCCACGACCGTGCGCATCGAAGGTGAGTTCACCGGCGCCGCGGTGTCCCTGATGGCCGGCAAGCTCAAGGACTCCGCCACCGCCGCACTCAATGAATCACTCAGGAAGCTGGGCTCACTGGTCTCCTGA
- a CDS encoding SUMF1/EgtB/PvdO family nonheme iron enzyme, which translates to MDVMTGNEMIAIPPGQVTLSDRRTQRSWSVELAPYQLAAFPVTGGLYAQITGQRPSTTPGDRFPVECVSWWDAVRFCNALSQSTGLTPAYHFRAETEDIEWDTSSDGYRLPTEAEWEHACRAGTTGPRYGDLDGIGWYRGNSHERVHEVGGKLPNSWGLHDMLGNVWDWCWDVYDAEVYGAYRVLRGGGWFDEHWSCRASARRRSHPTFQVDDVGFRVARSVMS; encoded by the coding sequence ATGGATGTGATGACGGGCAACGAGATGATCGCCATCCCGCCGGGGCAGGTGACGCTGTCGGACCGGCGGACACAGCGCAGCTGGTCGGTCGAGCTTGCGCCCTACCAGCTCGCGGCATTCCCCGTCACCGGGGGGCTGTACGCACAGATCACAGGCCAGCGGCCGAGTACCACCCCCGGGGATCGATTCCCCGTCGAGTGCGTCTCCTGGTGGGACGCGGTGCGGTTCTGCAACGCCTTGTCCCAGTCCACCGGCCTCACACCGGCGTACCACTTCCGCGCCGAGACCGAAGACATCGAGTGGGACACGTCCTCCGACGGGTATCGACTGCCGACCGAAGCCGAGTGGGAGCACGCCTGCCGGGCCGGGACGACCGGGCCGCGCTACGGGGATCTCGACGGGATCGGCTGGTACCGCGGCAACTCGCACGAGCGCGTCCACGAGGTGGGCGGCAAACTCCCCAACTCGTGGGGACTCCACGACATGCTCGGCAACGTCTGGGACTGGTGCTGGGACGTCTACGACGCCGAGGTCTACGGCGCCTACCGGGTGCTCCGTGGCGGTGGTTGGTTCGATGAGCACTGGAGTTGCCGGGCCTCGGCGCGGCGCCGCAGCCACCCGACTTTCCAGGTCGACGACGTGGGATTCCGCGTAGCGCGTTCCGTCATGAGCTGA
- a CDS encoding Clp protease N-terminal domain-containing protein — MHLPVPRPPRQPAPLHASTYARLTAGLASVVAVARRRALRDGDRQIDTAHLLHSLLEEDAGVRAAFEDAGQTARVLGYLVQRSIGYGLRWQGSVEDSGAVPLLRDVESAGWSPSASAALDGALERAARRGEARATGLDLFAAIMADRDCRAVEVLRRAGVDTGLLDVRIAKLSQQVSPP; from the coding sequence GTGCACCTTCCTGTCCCTCGCCCGCCGCGCCAGCCTGCTCCGCTCCATGCGTCGACGTACGCGCGACTCACGGCGGGGCTGGCGTCGGTCGTCGCGGTCGCCCGTCGGCGTGCGCTGCGCGACGGCGACCGGCAGATCGACACCGCCCACCTGCTGCACTCCCTGCTGGAAGAAGACGCCGGTGTGCGCGCCGCATTCGAGGACGCGGGGCAGACGGCCCGGGTGCTCGGCTATCTCGTCCAGCGGAGCATCGGATACGGGCTGCGCTGGCAGGGGTCCGTCGAGGACTCGGGTGCTGTGCCGCTGCTGCGAGATGTCGAGTCCGCGGGATGGTCCCCCTCGGCGTCCGCTGCCCTCGACGGGGCTCTGGAGCGTGCGGCAAGGCGCGGCGAGGCGCGGGCCACCGGCCTCGACTTGTTCGCCGCGATCATGGCGGACCGGGACTGTCGGGCCGTCGAGGTGCTCAGGCGCGCGGGCGTTGACACCGGGCTGCTCGACGTGCGGATTGCGAAGCTGTCTCAACAGGTGTCACCGCCATGA
- a CDS encoding PadR family transcriptional regulator: protein MRSHGHGHGYCGPGHHGPGHQERGEFEGRRAAFGPFGPGFGGPSWGGRGRGGGRGRARRGDVRASILALLKDRPMHGYEMIQEIGERSAGAWKPSPGSVYPTLQLLEDEGLITSESDGGKKLFTLTDAGRAEAESVPDAPWEGAGRGVDWDAMHEIRAAGMGLMEAFGQVWKTGTAEQRTKAIAVINDARKKLYLILADEG from the coding sequence ATGCGTTCACATGGACATGGGCACGGCTATTGCGGGCCCGGCCATCACGGACCCGGCCACCAGGAGCGGGGTGAGTTCGAGGGGCGGCGTGCCGCCTTCGGGCCGTTCGGGCCGGGCTTCGGGGGGCCGTCGTGGGGTGGACGAGGGCGCGGTGGCGGTCGGGGGAGGGCGCGGCGCGGCGATGTGCGCGCCTCGATCCTGGCACTGCTGAAGGACCGGCCGATGCACGGTTACGAGATGATCCAGGAGATCGGCGAGCGCAGTGCCGGGGCGTGGAAGCCCAGCCCGGGGTCGGTCTATCCCACTCTCCAGTTGCTGGAGGACGAGGGGCTGATCACGAGCGAGAGTGACGGGGGCAAGAAACTGTTCACGCTCACCGACGCCGGACGTGCCGAGGCCGAATCGGTCCCGGACGCCCCCTGGGAGGGCGCGGGCCGCGGTGTCGACTGGGATGCCATGCACGAGATACGAGCGGCCGGCATGGGGCTGATGGAGGCGTTCGGTCAGGTCTGGAAGACCGGAACCGCCGAGCAGCGGACGAAGGCGATCGCCGTCATCAACGACGCCCGTAAGAAGCTGTATCTGATCCTGGCCGACGAGGGCTGA
- a CDS encoding pyridoxamine 5'-phosphate oxidase family protein, with protein sequence MVPQPPSPPQDDSAPYATTERNHPTRGRERASYDRAVVHSILDEAYVCHLGFLRDGAPVVLPTLYGRIGERLYVHGSTGSRPLRMAGRPGPNGPDDAPGLRVCLTVTHVDGLVLARSAFHHSINYRSVVVHGTAHQVVDPEEKRVALDALVDHVVPGRSRDSRPANDKELAATAVLRLDLDEASAKIRTGGPDDEPEDLALPYWTGVIPLAPQHGDPIPADDLDPAVSLPDYLSAL encoded by the coding sequence ATGGTCCCGCAGCCGCCGTCACCGCCCCAGGACGACTCCGCGCCCTACGCAACGACCGAGCGCAACCACCCCACACGTGGACGCGAGCGTGCCTCCTATGACCGGGCCGTGGTGCACTCGATCCTCGACGAGGCCTACGTCTGCCATCTCGGTTTCCTTCGCGACGGTGCGCCGGTGGTACTGCCGACGCTCTACGGCAGGATCGGCGAGCGCCTGTACGTCCACGGCTCGACGGGCTCCCGCCCGCTGCGCATGGCGGGGCGACCGGGCCCGAACGGCCCGGACGACGCCCCGGGACTGCGGGTCTGCCTGACGGTGACCCATGTCGACGGGCTCGTACTCGCCAGGTCGGCGTTCCACCACTCGATCAACTACCGCTCCGTCGTGGTCCACGGCACCGCCCACCAAGTGGTCGACCCCGAAGAGAAGCGAGTGGCGCTGGACGCACTCGTCGACCATGTCGTCCCCGGGCGATCCCGCGACTCCCGCCCGGCGAACGACAAGGAGCTCGCCGCCACCGCCGTACTCCGGCTCGACCTGGACGAGGCGTCGGCCAAGATCCGTACGGGCGGCCCCGATGACGAACCGGAGGACCTCGCCCTGCCGTACTGGACCGGAGTGATCCCGCTGGCGCCGCAGCACGGCGACCCGATCCCGGCCGACGACCTGGACCCGGCCGTCTCGCTGCCGGATTACCTGTCGGCTCTCTGA
- a CDS encoding DMT family transporter, with translation MSNPSTAAALGLTAGRSLFYLAVAGVAWGTAGAAASLVYTATDLGPLALSFWRCLGGLVLLAAVLALRPRRVRTSASASSSRRVSHVLVTGICLTVFQSAYFAAVQQTGLAVGTVVTLGAGPVLIALGARLTMGERLGRGGSAAVAGALAGLVVLVLGGGAGTVRPVGVALAMLSATGYAAVTLLTRWLGREGAGGDALATTAWTFAVGAAGLLPIALVEGLLPHTAEPARVFWLMLYIAAVPTALAYALYFAGAAVVRAATVSVVMLLEPVSAAVLAVTVLDERLSAATAAGILLLLTAVVALAWQEARLPVSRHDLTAETDDTAETPVAVEASEAVGTPEEAETPEAAESATV, from the coding sequence GTGTCGAACCCTTCAACCGCCGCTGCCCTCGGCCTGACCGCCGGACGCAGCCTCTTCTATCTCGCCGTGGCGGGTGTCGCCTGGGGGACGGCGGGAGCCGCCGCGTCCCTCGTCTACACGGCCACCGATCTCGGGCCGCTCGCCCTGTCCTTCTGGCGCTGCCTGGGCGGCCTTGTCCTGCTCGCCGCTGTGTTGGCGCTGCGCCCGCGCCGGGTCCGCACGAGCGCGTCGGCATCTTCATCGCGCCGTGTATCGCACGTCCTCGTCACCGGTATCTGTCTGACGGTGTTCCAGAGCGCCTACTTCGCGGCGGTCCAGCAGACCGGTCTCGCCGTCGGAACGGTCGTCACACTGGGCGCGGGCCCCGTACTCATCGCACTCGGCGCCAGGCTCACGATGGGCGAGAGGCTCGGGCGCGGCGGATCCGCAGCCGTGGCCGGCGCGCTCGCCGGGCTGGTCGTGCTGGTGCTCGGGGGCGGGGCCGGCACCGTCCGGCCCGTCGGAGTGGCCCTCGCGATGCTGTCCGCCACGGGATACGCGGCGGTCACTCTCCTCACCCGGTGGCTGGGAAGGGAAGGCGCGGGCGGCGATGCGCTTGCCACCACTGCCTGGACGTTCGCCGTGGGCGCTGCCGGGCTACTGCCGATCGCACTCGTGGAAGGGCTGCTGCCGCACACGGCTGAGCCTGCTCGTGTGTTCTGGCTGATGCTCTACATCGCCGCGGTGCCGACAGCGCTCGCCTACGCGCTCTACTTCGCGGGGGCCGCGGTCGTCAGGGCCGCGACCGTGTCCGTGGTCATGCTGCTGGAGCCGGTCAGCGCGGCTGTGCTCGCGGTGACCGTGCTGGACGAGCGGTTGTCCGCGGCGACAGCGGCCGGGATCCTGCTGCTGCTCACCGCGGTCGTCGCGCTGGCTTGGCAGGAAGCGCGTCTGCCCGTGTCGCGGCACGACCTGACCGCTGAAACCGACGACACCGCTGAAACGCCCGTGGCGGTCGAAGCATCCGAGGCGGTTGGAACACCGGAGGAAGCCGAAACGCCCGAGGCAGCCGAATCGGCCACTGTCTGA
- a CDS encoding EamA family transporter gives MRMSEGKNAGLGLALASAFAFGGSGVAAKPLIDAGLDPLHVVWLRVAGAALLMLPLMWRHRDLLIRKPALLAGFGLLAVAGVQAFYFAALSRIPVGVALLIEYLAPALVLGWVRFVQRRPVTRAAALGAVLAVGGLACVVEVWAGLGFGAVGILLALCAACCQVGYFVLSDQGSDGEDAPDPLGVIAYGLLIGALVLTVIARPWTMVWSVLAGDARMDGAAVPAALLIGWIVLIATVVAYVTGVVSVRRLSPQVAGVVACLEAVIATALAWVLLGEHLSAPQIVGGAVVLAGALIAQSSTPKAPSGPVAGGPGPGVPGSVPGSRGVEEPEDAVAGTRLSQAAART, from the coding sequence ATGCGCATGTCAGAGGGAAAGAACGCCGGCCTGGGCCTCGCCCTGGCCTCGGCGTTCGCGTTCGGTGGTTCGGGCGTCGCGGCCAAGCCGCTGATCGACGCGGGGCTCGATCCGCTGCATGTGGTCTGGCTCCGTGTGGCCGGCGCGGCGCTGCTGATGCTGCCCCTCATGTGGCGCCATCGTGACCTGCTGATACGCAAACCGGCGCTGCTCGCCGGGTTCGGACTGCTCGCCGTCGCGGGTGTCCAGGCGTTCTACTTCGCCGCGCTCTCCCGGATTCCGGTCGGGGTCGCCCTGCTCATCGAGTACCTCGCCCCCGCCCTGGTACTCGGCTGGGTCCGATTCGTCCAGCGGCGACCCGTCACCCGGGCCGCGGCGCTGGGGGCGGTGCTCGCAGTCGGCGGTCTCGCCTGTGTGGTCGAGGTCTGGGCCGGACTCGGCTTCGGCGCGGTCGGCATCCTGCTGGCGCTCTGCGCCGCCTGCTGCCAGGTCGGCTACTTCGTCCTCTCCGACCAGGGCAGCGACGGCGAGGACGCACCCGATCCGCTGGGGGTGATCGCGTACGGACTCCTCATCGGCGCTCTGGTGCTCACCGTCATCGCCCGTCCCTGGACCATGGTCTGGTCGGTGCTCGCGGGCGACGCCCGAATGGACGGCGCCGCCGTACCGGCCGCGCTGCTCATCGGCTGGATCGTACTGATCGCCACTGTCGTCGCCTACGTCACCGGCGTCGTCTCGGTCCGCCGGCTGTCACCTCAGGTTGCCGGAGTCGTCGCTTGTCTCGAAGCTGTCATTGCCACCGCCCTGGCGTGGGTTCTGCTGGGCGAGCACCTGTCGGCGCCGCAGATCGTGGGCGGTGCCGTGGTACTCGCCGGTGCGCTGATCGCGCAGTCCTCCACGCCGAAGGCCCCGTCAGGGCCGGTGGCGGGCGGGCCGGGCCCGGGAGTTCCCGGGAGCGTACCGGGGAGCCGGGGTGTCGAGGAGCCCGAGGACGCCGTCGCCGGAACACGGTTGTCCCAGGCTGCGGCCCGGACATAG
- a CDS encoding aminotransferase class I/II-fold pyridoxal phosphate-dependent enzyme, with product MLGEYRIVGRRASEIAASVEQGVGSGALPPGRLLPPMRELAAALEVNPNTVAAAYRTLRERGVIETAGRRGSRVRSRPASTIRDSLGFEVPPGARQVADGNPDPALLPPLYDAFAAAAREQDRSPMLYGASPVDPDLARLARAALDADGVPDGSIAVTSGSLDAIERVLAAHLRPGDAVAVEDPGWGRVFDLLAALGMRPVPVPVDDDGPRPDGVRDALAKGSKALIVTCRAQNPTGSVITAARAGELRDVIAAHPDLLLVEDDHGYAIVPDPLHPLAGTVRHWVLIRSAAKVYGPDLRLAFMTGDPLTLDRVGGRQQLGPGWVSRLVQRAVVELWSSGAVDPPAVERAYGERRDALIAALARRGIAACGRSGMNVWVPVADETGTVARMLHAGWVVAPGARFRLAAPPGIRLTVSMLTAEDIEPLAEAVATATAAAPRRSYG from the coding sequence GTGCTAGGAGAGTATCGGATTGTTGGGCGTCGTGCATCGGAGATCGCTGCGAGCGTGGAGCAGGGAGTCGGATCGGGCGCACTCCCGCCGGGTCGACTTCTGCCACCCATGCGCGAGTTGGCCGCAGCTCTCGAGGTCAACCCCAATACGGTCGCCGCCGCCTACCGCACCCTGCGCGAGCGCGGTGTGATCGAGACCGCGGGACGTCGGGGCAGTCGGGTGCGCTCACGCCCGGCGAGCACCATCCGCGACTCGCTCGGCTTCGAAGTCCCACCCGGTGCCCGGCAGGTCGCTGATGGGAACCCCGACCCCGCTCTGCTGCCGCCGCTGTACGACGCGTTCGCCGCCGCCGCGCGCGAGCAGGACCGCAGTCCGATGCTCTACGGCGCATCGCCCGTGGATCCCGATTTGGCGCGTCTTGCCAGGGCCGCGCTGGACGCCGACGGGGTGCCGGACGGTTCGATCGCCGTCACCTCAGGCTCACTTGACGCCATCGAGCGGGTGCTCGCCGCCCACCTTCGCCCGGGTGACGCCGTCGCCGTCGAGGATCCCGGCTGGGGACGGGTGTTCGACCTGCTCGCGGCGCTCGGGATGCGGCCCGTTCCGGTCCCCGTGGACGACGACGGGCCCCGCCCCGACGGGGTCCGGGACGCTCTCGCCAAGGGGTCCAAGGCGCTGATCGTCACCTGCCGGGCCCAGAACCCGACCGGGAGCGTGATCACCGCCGCACGGGCAGGGGAGCTGCGGGATGTCATCGCCGCGCATCCGGACCTGCTGCTCGTCGAGGACGACCACGGCTACGCCATCGTCCCCGACCCACTCCACCCGCTCGCCGGTACGGTACGGCACTGGGTGCTCATCCGGTCCGCCGCCAAGGTCTACGGTCCCGATCTGCGGCTCGCCTTCATGACGGGCGACCCCCTCACCCTCGACCGGGTGGGGGGCCGGCAGCAACTCGGCCCCGGATGGGTCAGCCGCCTCGTGCAGCGTGCCGTGGTGGAGTTGTGGTCCTCGGGCGCCGTCGACCCTCCGGCCGTTGAGCGGGCGTACGGGGAGCGGCGCGACGCGCTGATCGCCGCGCTCGCGCGGCGGGGAATCGCGGCGTGCGGACGGAGTGGGATGAACGTGTGGGTGCCGGTCGCCGATGAGACCGGCACCGTGGCCAGGATGCTGCATGCCGGGTGGGTGGTGGCACCCGGGGCGCGCTTCCGGCTGGCGGCGCCCCCGGGGATCAGGCTCACCGTGTCCATGCTCACCGCTGAGGACATCGAGCCGCTCGCAGAGGCGGTGGCCACGGCGACCGCGGCCGCGCCCCGGCGCAGCTACGGCTGA
- a CDS encoding DMT family transporter, protein MSAASPPPTTRRNRTPAPPPTTTHPTMADSAPAPQSGRRRGLDWRIRFAALALIWGFSFLLIKVGTHGFAPFQVTFGRLFFGTAVLAVAMAVRREHLPRGLRTWGHLLVAGFFLNALPFSLFAYAELTIPSTLAGICNATSPLWGMALSLVALSEDRPTRRRVAGLGIGFIGVLTVLGAWQGFSGLDATGTALALLASLSYPVGWIYVRRTLAGSSHSHLSLTGAQLLLATLQLGVVTPLFTAMPTEFPVMPLLAVVALGALGTGLAMLLQYGLVAEVGPTTATMVTYFIPVIATAAGVLLLDERLGWNTPVGALVVLAGAALTQSRRQP, encoded by the coding sequence ATGAGCGCCGCCTCCCCGCCCCCGACCACTCGCCGAAACCGCACTCCGGCTCCCCCTCCGACAACGACCCATCCGACCATGGCGGACTCCGCACCGGCCCCACAGTCCGGCCGCCGCCGCGGACTCGACTGGCGCATCAGGTTCGCGGCGCTCGCCCTGATCTGGGGCTTCAGCTTTCTGCTGATCAAGGTGGGTACGCATGGCTTCGCGCCGTTCCAGGTGACATTCGGCCGACTGTTCTTCGGTACGGCCGTACTGGCGGTGGCCATGGCGGTTCGGCGCGAGCACCTGCCGCGCGGGCTGCGCACCTGGGGCCATCTACTGGTCGCGGGCTTCTTCCTGAACGCCCTGCCGTTCTCGCTCTTCGCCTACGCGGAGCTGACGATTCCGTCCACGCTCGCCGGGATCTGCAATGCCACGTCCCCGCTCTGGGGCATGGCGCTGTCCTTGGTCGCGCTCTCGGAGGACCGTCCGACCCGGCGCAGGGTCGCCGGTCTCGGTATCGGTTTCATCGGCGTGCTGACCGTGCTCGGTGCCTGGCAGGGCTTCTCGGGACTCGACGCGACGGGCACCGCGCTGGCACTGCTCGCCTCCCTGAGCTATCCGGTCGGCTGGATATACGTGCGCAGGACACTCGCGGGATCGTCCCACTCGCACCTCTCGCTGACCGGCGCGCAGCTGCTGCTCGCCACGCTCCAACTGGGCGTGGTGACACCGCTTTTCACCGCCATGCCAACAGAGTTTCCCGTGATGCCACTACTCGCCGTCGTCGCCTTGGGCGCGCTCGGGACCGGCCTGGCCATGCTTCTTCAGTACGGTCTGGTCGCCGAGGTCGGACCGACGACCGCGACCATGGTCACGTACTTCATCCCGGTCATCGCGACCGCCGCGGGTGTGCTGCTCCTGGACGAGCGGCTCGGGTGGAACACTCCGGTCGGGGCGCTCGTCGTACTGGCAGGCGCGGCGCTCACCCAGAGCAGACGTCAGCCGTAG
- a CDS encoding VOC family protein: MTTIKQFQVTFDCADPERVARFWCEVLGYVVPPPPEGFTTWDDFDRSLPPERQGSAFACVDPSGVGPRLFFQRVPEGKAVKNRLHLDVRVGTGLVGEERLAALEAECARLVALGAVHVQTLYADGYDESCIPMLDVEGNEFCID, encoded by the coding sequence ATGACAACGATCAAGCAGTTCCAAGTCACCTTCGACTGCGCTGACCCCGAGCGCGTCGCTCGTTTCTGGTGCGAGGTGCTGGGGTACGTCGTGCCGCCGCCCCCGGAGGGGTTCACCACTTGGGACGATTTCGACCGCTCGCTGCCGCCCGAGCGTCAGGGGTCGGCGTTCGCCTGCGTCGATCCCTCAGGTGTGGGCCCGCGACTGTTCTTCCAACGCGTTCCCGAGGGCAAGGCCGTCAAGAACCGGCTGCATCTCGATGTTCGGGTCGGCACAGGCCTGGTGGGTGAAGAGCGCCTCGCCGCACTCGAGGCCGAATGCGCACGACTGGTCGCGCTCGGTGCCGTCCACGTGCAAACGCTGTATGCCGATGGCTACGACGAGTCGTGCATCCCGATGCTCGACGTCGAGGGCAACGAGTTCTGCATCGACTGA
- a CDS encoding PhzF family phenazine biosynthesis protein, which yields MRIRIVDAFADRSFTGNPAGVLVLDTPTFPEDSWLQNVAREVNLSETAFAHRLPPGGRADWALRWLTPSTEVDMCGHATLATAHVLHTTGAATGTVRFLARCGILTATAHDDGTITLDFPVAPLSRTEAPTGLATALGSAPLTVEDTGEQIGDLLVELQDEASVRNLAPDLAELARCSQRGVIVTALADDPGSGYDFVSRGFFPNVGIDEDPVTGSAHTALAPYWSARLGRNELIGFQASARSGLVHTALRGDRVLLTGRAVTVIDGELLSTP from the coding sequence ATGCGGATACGAATCGTGGATGCTTTCGCCGACCGGTCGTTCACCGGCAACCCGGCCGGGGTGCTCGTGCTCGACACACCGACGTTCCCCGAGGACTCATGGCTTCAGAACGTGGCACGTGAGGTCAATCTGTCGGAGACCGCCTTCGCCCATCGGCTGCCGCCCGGCGGCCGTGCCGACTGGGCACTGCGCTGGCTCACGCCTTCGACCGAGGTCGACATGTGCGGCCATGCCACCCTCGCGACGGCGCATGTCCTGCACACCACCGGTGCCGCCACCGGCACGGTGCGTTTCCTGGCACGGTGCGGAATCCTCACGGCGACGGCGCACGACGACGGCACGATCACCCTCGACTTCCCGGTGGCCCCGCTCTCTCGCACCGAAGCACCGACCGGGCTCGCCACGGCTCTGGGCTCCGCGCCGCTGACAGTCGAGGACACCGGCGAGCAGATCGGCGATCTCCTCGTGGAACTCCAGGACGAGGCGTCAGTACGGAATCTGGCGCCCGATCTCGCGGAACTCGCCCGGTGCTCACAGCGCGGCGTCATCGTCACCGCCCTTGCCGACGACCCGGGCAGCGGCTACGACTTCGTGTCCAGGGGCTTCTTCCCGAACGTGGGAATCGACGAGGACCCCGTCACCGGCAGCGCCCACACCGCGCTCGCCCCGTACTGGTCCGCTCGCCTCGGCCGCAACGAACTCATCGGCTTCCAGGCCTCGGCCCGCTCCGGACTGGTGCACACGGCTCTTCGCGGTGACCGCGTCCTGCTCACCGGGCGGGCCGTGACCGTGATCGACGGAGAACTCCTCAGCACTCCCTGA